The proteins below come from a single Pseudarthrobacter sp. SSS035 genomic window:
- the nadD gene encoding nicotinate-nucleotide adenylyltransferase: protein MSTPIRTASTPTSTTTAKATEISRVLHRDGAQRRLRLGVMGGTFDPIHHGHLVAASEVAAKFGLDEVVFVPTGQPWQKSHKQVSEPEHRYLMTVIATASNPRFTVSRVDIDRPGRTYTIDTLRDLRTQRPDADLFFITGADALAQILSWKDIDELWSLAHFVGVTRPGHVLDGMGRKDVSLLEVPAMAISSTDCRVRVAGNNPVWYLVPDGVVQYIAKYGLYAEGSDPEDVRTTETDEPASTE from the coding sequence ATGAGCACGCCGATCCGCACCGCCAGCACCCCAACAAGCACGACCACGGCCAAGGCCACTGAAATTTCCCGTGTTCTGCACCGTGACGGTGCGCAAAGGCGGCTGCGGCTGGGCGTGATGGGCGGGACGTTTGATCCCATCCACCACGGCCACCTTGTTGCAGCCAGCGAAGTGGCCGCCAAGTTCGGCCTGGATGAAGTGGTCTTTGTCCCCACCGGGCAGCCGTGGCAAAAGTCGCACAAGCAGGTCAGTGAGCCTGAGCACCGCTACCTCATGACGGTGATCGCCACGGCATCGAACCCCCGCTTCACTGTCAGCAGGGTGGATATCGACCGGCCCGGTCGCACGTATACCATTGATACCTTGCGGGATCTCCGGACCCAACGTCCGGATGCGGATCTGTTCTTCATTACCGGTGCGGATGCACTGGCGCAGATTCTGTCCTGGAAGGACATCGACGAGCTGTGGTCACTGGCCCATTTTGTCGGTGTGACACGGCCGGGACATGTGCTTGATGGCATGGGCCGCAAGGACGTCAGCCTCCTTGAGGTGCCGGCCATGGCCATCTCGTCCACGGACTGCCGTGTCCGTGTAGCCGGGAACAACCCCGTCTGGTACCTCGTGCCGGACGGAGTGGTCCAATACATCGCCAAATATGGTCTGTACGCCGAGGGATCAGATCCCGAGGACGTCCGAACTACCGAAACAGACGAGCCAGCCAGTACTGAATGA
- the rsfS gene encoding ribosome silencing factor produces MTATDSSIAIARQAAKAAADKIAHDIVALDVSERLALADVFLIASAPSERQVNAIVDGIEEELSKQDLRPVRREGRSGGRWVLLDYSDIVIHVQHEEDRVFYALERLWKDCPVVDLQLGEDTSAKATAASDSE; encoded by the coding sequence ATGACTGCAACAGATTCATCCATCGCCATTGCCCGCCAAGCCGCCAAGGCAGCCGCGGACAAGATTGCCCACGACATTGTGGCGCTCGACGTCAGCGAACGGCTGGCACTGGCAGACGTCTTCCTCATCGCATCCGCGCCGAGCGAGCGCCAGGTCAACGCCATCGTTGACGGCATCGAAGAAGAACTTTCCAAGCAGGACCTCCGTCCGGTACGCCGCGAAGGCCGCTCCGGCGGGCGCTGGGTACTGCTGGATTACTCGGACATCGTCATCCACGTCCAGCATGAAGAGGACCGCGTTTTCTATGCCCTGGAGCGCCTGTGGAAGGACTGCCCGGTGGTTGACCTGCAGCTGGGCGAGGACACTTCAGCCAAGGCAACGGCGGCCTCCGACTCCGAATAG
- a CDS encoding cyclopropane-fatty-acyl-phospholipid synthase family protein → MRTEKGAASLLANALGIVLGTTEIPLRLRAWDGSEAGPPDAPVLEFRSRRALRRILWSPGQLGLSRAYVAGDIVAPGDIFAAFTALSSVGKFSEPGPFRPLTPRELATLVSTAVRLGALGPNPAPPPEEAKVTRKGRLHTRQRDAAAISHHYDVGNDFYALVLGPSMVYSCAVWADGPGGGGTLASRGLPAGLDDAQKAKLDLVCRKLGLKPGMRVLDVGCGWGSFALHAAQHYGVSVVGVTLSTEQAVLARKRAADAGLTENIDIRVQDYRDIADGPFDAISSIGMSEHVGREQTPHYVDVLHGLLRPGGRLLNHAISWNAGLIKPDPDSFIPRYVFPDGQMISLGEMVSALETGGFEVLDVEALRQHYALTLRAWVRRLEENWDEAVRLTSLGRARVWRLYMASSALGFETGITGVNQILVQRAGGDGPPLRRTDWV, encoded by the coding sequence ATGAGAACAGAAAAAGGGGCAGCGTCGCTGCTGGCGAACGCACTGGGCATCGTCCTGGGGACGACGGAGATACCGCTGAGGCTGCGGGCGTGGGACGGGTCCGAGGCGGGGCCGCCCGACGCCCCGGTCCTCGAATTCAGGTCACGCCGCGCCCTGCGCCGGATCCTGTGGTCGCCGGGGCAGCTCGGGCTCAGCCGCGCCTACGTCGCCGGGGACATCGTCGCCCCCGGCGACATCTTTGCAGCCTTCACGGCGCTCAGCTCGGTGGGCAAGTTTTCCGAGCCCGGCCCCTTCCGGCCCCTGACTCCGCGTGAACTGGCCACGCTGGTCAGCACGGCGGTCCGGCTGGGCGCGCTGGGCCCCAACCCGGCTCCGCCGCCGGAGGAGGCCAAGGTCACGCGGAAGGGCCGGCTCCACACCCGGCAGCGCGACGCCGCGGCCATCTCGCACCATTACGACGTCGGCAACGACTTTTACGCCCTCGTGCTGGGACCCTCAATGGTTTACTCGTGCGCTGTGTGGGCGGATGGACCCGGCGGCGGCGGCACCCTTGCCAGCCGCGGTCTTCCGGCCGGACTGGATGACGCGCAGAAGGCCAAGCTGGATCTCGTCTGCCGGAAGCTTGGACTGAAGCCCGGGATGAGGGTACTGGACGTGGGGTGCGGCTGGGGCAGCTTCGCGTTGCACGCGGCGCAGCATTACGGCGTCTCGGTGGTGGGCGTGACACTCTCCACCGAACAGGCCGTGCTGGCGCGCAAACGTGCTGCCGACGCCGGGTTGACCGAAAACATCGACATCCGGGTCCAGGATTACCGGGATATCGCCGACGGGCCGTTCGACGCCATCAGCTCCATCGGCATGTCCGAACACGTGGGCCGGGAACAGACACCCCACTATGTCGATGTGCTGCACGGCCTGCTTCGTCCCGGCGGCCGGCTGCTAAACCACGCCATCTCCTGGAATGCCGGCCTCATCAAGCCCGACCCGGATTCGTTCATTCCGCGCTATGTCTTTCCGGACGGCCAGATGATCAGCCTGGGCGAGATGGTCAGCGCGCTGGAGACCGGCGGGTTCGAAGTGTTGGACGTGGAGGCCTTGCGCCAGCACTATGCCCTGACCTTGCGGGCGTGGGTGCGCAGGCTCGAAGAGAACTGGGACGAAGCCGTTCGGCTCACCAGCCTGGGCCGGGCGCGGGTGTGGCGGCTCTACATGGCCTCAAGTGCCCTGGGCTTTGAAACCGGGATCACGGGCGTCAACCAGATCCTCGTCCAGCGTGCCGGCGGGGACGGGCCGCCGCTGCGCCGGACTGACTGGGTCTAG
- a CDS encoding zinc ribbon domain-containing protein YjdM, with protein MNETLPPCPECSSAYTYEMGALLVCPECGHEWSAQAAEATAEAGPRVIKDAVGNILADGDTVTVIKDLKIKGSSGVIKVGTKVRGIRLMDGVGDHDIDCKVDGVGPMQLKSSVVKKV; from the coding sequence GTGAATGAGACGTTGCCACCGTGCCCCGAATGCTCCAGCGCCTACACCTACGAGATGGGTGCGCTCCTGGTCTGCCCGGAATGCGGCCACGAGTGGTCCGCCCAGGCGGCGGAGGCGACGGCAGAGGCCGGGCCGAGGGTCATCAAGGATGCAGTGGGCAACATCCTCGCCGACGGTGACACGGTCACTGTGATCAAGGACCTGAAAATCAAGGGCAGCTCCGGTGTCATCAAGGTAGGCACCAAAGTCCGCGGGATCAGGCTCATGGACGGTGTGGGCGATCACGACATCGACTGCAAGGTGGACGGCGTGGGGCCGATGCAGCTCAAATCCTCCGTGGTGAAAAAGGTCTAG
- a CDS encoding FAD-dependent oxidoreductase produces the protein MDYGTTDVVVIGAGQAGLSAAYHLQRRALDYRVLDAEEGPGGAWRHRWKSLVMATVNGISDLPGIAKPDVDPTEPSSEFLSRYFAGYERDLGIEVLRPVKVTSVAREDADPAGRLRISTDGGGWSAKAVINATGTWTRPFWPIYPGRATFRGRQLHVADYVSAEDFRGLHVIVVGGGISAVGLLDEVSQVTSTSWFTRREPDWRDAAFDAQAGHNAVALVEERVRQGLPPQSVVAVTGLIWTPALRAAAQRGALDRRPMFTAIEPDGVRLADGSLLRADVILWATGFRAELEHLAPLHLRGPGGGIAMEGTQVAIEPRVHLVGYGPSSSTIGANRAGRAAVTAILKLPALASTASTTST, from the coding sequence ATGGACTACGGAACCACCGACGTTGTGGTCATCGGCGCGGGCCAGGCGGGACTCTCCGCCGCCTACCACCTGCAGCGCCGGGCGCTGGACTACAGGGTCCTCGACGCGGAGGAAGGTCCGGGCGGCGCCTGGCGCCACCGCTGGAAGAGCCTGGTCATGGCCACGGTCAACGGCATCAGTGACCTTCCCGGCATCGCGAAGCCTGACGTGGATCCCACGGAACCCAGCTCGGAGTTCCTGAGCCGGTACTTCGCCGGCTACGAGCGGGACCTCGGGATTGAGGTCCTGCGCCCGGTCAAGGTCACCTCGGTGGCCAGGGAAGACGCCGATCCGGCGGGGCGCCTGCGGATCAGCACCGACGGCGGCGGCTGGTCAGCGAAGGCGGTCATCAACGCAACCGGTACGTGGACCCGGCCGTTCTGGCCCATCTACCCGGGCCGGGCCACGTTCCGGGGCCGGCAACTGCACGTTGCCGATTACGTCTCCGCCGAGGATTTCCGCGGCCTGCACGTCATCGTCGTGGGAGGCGGAATTTCCGCCGTCGGGCTGTTGGACGAGGTCTCGCAGGTGACCAGCACGAGCTGGTTCACCCGGCGGGAACCGGACTGGCGTGACGCCGCGTTCGACGCCCAGGCCGGCCACAACGCCGTCGCCCTCGTGGAGGAGCGCGTGCGGCAGGGCCTCCCGCCGCAAAGCGTGGTGGCCGTGACCGGCCTCATCTGGACCCCGGCGCTGAGGGCTGCAGCACAACGGGGTGCGCTGGACCGTCGCCCCATGTTCACCGCCATAGAGCCCGACGGCGTCCGGCTCGCCGACGGGAGCCTGCTCCGTGCCGACGTCATTCTGTGGGCCACCGGATTCCGTGCCGAGCTCGAACACCTGGCGCCGCTGCATCTCCGGGGACCCGGTGGCGGCATCGCCATGGAAGGGACCCAGGTGGCAATCGAGCCGCGCGTCCATCTGGTCGGGTATGGGCCGTCGTCGTCCACCATCGGCGCCAACAGGGCGGGCCGGGCGGCCGTCACCGCCATCCTCAAACTGCCCGCGCTTGCATCAACCGCATCAACAACCAGTACATGA
- a CDS encoding methyltransferase: MAQNNLEDIFGTLRRHPDVEAPNLQAWDATDRLLLEAAAVRTEPGTRLAVIGDRYGALTLGALGTMGVRRVRVHEDLITGERALRNNAAAMGLAAADPGAIDATGFEQLPLGEELLSGAELVLLQLPRTLAELEEIAAAVARYAAPEVVLLAGGRIKHMSLGMNAVLERHFETVQPQLARQKSRIILASGARQTETHEWSPAVERLAELDLDVAAHGAVFAGAKLDIGTRFLLTFLPEMPEAGHAIDLGCGTGILAAMYARQNPASRVTATDRSAAAVASARATAQANGLEERITALQDDAMSTLPDGSADLVLLNPPFHLGASVHAGAGIKLFEAAARVLAPGGELWTVFNRHLQYLPALERLVGPTTVRGGNPKFTVAVSTRRP, from the coding sequence GTGGCACAGAACAACCTTGAGGACATCTTCGGCACGCTCCGGCGCCACCCGGATGTCGAAGCCCCGAACCTCCAGGCCTGGGACGCCACGGACCGGCTGCTGCTCGAAGCCGCCGCAGTGCGCACGGAACCGGGTACCCGGCTGGCAGTGATCGGCGACCGCTACGGTGCTCTCACGCTCGGTGCGCTTGGCACTATGGGGGTCCGCCGGGTCCGTGTGCATGAGGATCTCATCACGGGGGAGCGCGCCCTGCGGAACAACGCTGCGGCTATGGGGCTTGCAGCGGCGGATCCCGGAGCCATTGACGCCACTGGGTTCGAACAATTGCCGCTGGGGGAGGAACTGCTGTCCGGCGCGGAGCTGGTGCTGCTTCAACTGCCGCGGACGCTGGCGGAGCTTGAGGAAATCGCAGCCGCCGTGGCGCGTTATGCCGCCCCTGAGGTGGTGCTGCTCGCCGGCGGGCGGATCAAACACATGTCCCTGGGAATGAACGCGGTCCTGGAACGCCACTTCGAGACGGTCCAGCCGCAGCTGGCGCGGCAGAAGTCCCGGATCATCCTGGCCAGCGGCGCCCGGCAAACTGAGACGCACGAGTGGAGTCCCGCCGTCGAACGCCTTGCCGAGCTGGACCTGGACGTTGCTGCGCACGGTGCCGTCTTTGCTGGGGCGAAACTGGACATCGGGACCAGGTTCCTCCTGACCTTCCTGCCGGAGATGCCTGAAGCCGGGCACGCCATCGATCTGGGCTGTGGCACCGGCATCCTCGCCGCCATGTACGCCCGCCAGAACCCGGCCTCAAGGGTCACGGCCACGGACCGGTCCGCCGCCGCCGTCGCGTCCGCCCGGGCTACGGCTCAGGCCAACGGCCTCGAGGAACGGATTACCGCCCTCCAGGATGACGCCATGAGCACCCTCCCGGACGGAAGCGCCGACCTGGTCCTGCTGAATCCGCCCTTCCACCTGGGCGCCAGTGTGCATGCCGGAGCGGGCATCAAACTGTTCGAGGCGGCAGCCAGGGTCCTGGCGCCGGGCGGTGAGCTGTGGACGGTGTTCAACCGGCACCTGCAGTACCTCCCGGCGCTGGAGCGGCTGGTGGGTCCCACCACTGTTCGGGGCGGCAATCCAAAGTTCACGGTGGCGGTCAGCACCCGGCGGCCATAG